A genomic window from Tachyglossus aculeatus isolate mTacAcu1 chromosome 27, mTacAcu1.pri, whole genome shotgun sequence includes:
- the FGF23 gene encoding fibroblast growth factor 23 has translation MRPSDLQTCRCNTKDVDGSPSRLMSRPWPLKVPREKGGNRTESSSAAQRGGKCGIRAGPVLPPTRGGRGGPGPGSRSASMARGPARPPFLLWVLGSLGAAAGSPPSLPGPGPAWGAPSPAWGAPSPAWGGLTHLYTATERSGVHLQIRKDGRVDGTPRQTVYSALSIKAEDAGTVVITGVKSGRYLCMHPRGHVFGSHSFSPEGCRFAHRRLENGYDVYHSPSSLLLVSLGREKRVFQPGANPPPLAQFLPRRNELPLARFHTPAPRRRRHTGHAPPDASDPLVSEVVHMVGASRRAPPGPPDPPQSPRPDPGDPAGVLHYWPAYWPAGPPPTG, from the exons ATGCGGCCGTCCGATCTTCAAACGTGCCGTTGCAACACAAAGGATGTGGACGGGAGCCCTTCCCGTCTGATGTCACGTCCTTGGCCTTTAAAAGTCCCTCGGGAAAAAGGAGGGAATCGCACCGAGTCCAGCTCGGCCGCTCAGCGCGGGGGCAAGTGCGGGATCCGAGCCGGGCCGGTCCTGCCACCGACCCGCGGGGGAAGAGGGGGTCCGGGGCCCGGCAGCCGGTCCGCGAGCATGGCCAggggcccagcccggcccccgtTCCTGCTGTGGGTCCTCGGCAGCCTGGGGGCGGCCGCTGGCTCCCCGCCCTCCttgcccgggcccggcccggcctgggGGGCGCCCAGCCCGGCCTGGGGGGCGCCCAGCCCGGCCTGGGGGGGGCTGACCCACTTGTACACGGCGACCGAGCGGAGCGGCGTCCACCTGCAGATCCGCAAGGACGGACGCGTGGACGGGACGCCCCGCCAGACCGTCTACA GCGCCTTGTCGATCAAGGCAGAAGACGCCGGGACGGTGGTGATCACGGGTGTGAAGAGCGGCCGCTACCTGTGCATGCATCCCCGAGGCCACGTCTTCGGCTCG cactccTTCAGCCCCGAGGGCTGCCGCTTCGCGCACCGGCGGCTGGAGAACGGCTACGACGTGTACCACTCGCCCTCGTCCCTCCTCCTGGtcagcctgggccgggagaagcgCGTCTTCCAGCCGGGGGCCAACCCGCCGCCGCTCGCCCAGTTCCTGCCCCGCCGCAACGAGCTCCCGCTGGCCCGCTTCCACACCCcggcgccccgccgccgccgccacaccGGCCACGCTCCCCCGGACGCCAGCGACCCTCTGGTCAGCGAGGTGGTCCACATGGTGGGCGCCTCCCGCCGGGCCCCGCCCGGGCCCCCCGACCCGCCCCAAAGCCCCAGGCCCGACCCCGGAGACCCCGCCGGGGTCCTGCACTACTGGCCCGCCTACTGGCCCGCCGGGCCGCCCCCGACCGGCTAG
- the TIGAR gene encoding fructose-2,6-bisphosphatase TIGAR isoform X2 yields MTRFGLTVVRHGETRYNKEKILQGQGVDEPLSETGFRQAAAAGMFLSQVKFTHVFSSDLTRTRQTTATILEKSEVCKDVPVRCDSRIRERKYGVAEGKPLSQLRSLAQAAGEHCPAFTPTGGETLEQVKLRAKDFFEFLCQLVLADTRQKTEGPMGTAENGWAGAALPLGSSGEGGAPPLDAHILVVSHGAYMRSWLGYLVKDLHCALPPALSRSELSAVSPNTGISHFVVGLDGGTPGAKPTVQCLCVHLHDHLASVTDA; encoded by the exons ATGACTCGCTTCGGCCTAACGGTCGTCCGCCA TGGCGAAACCAGATATAACAAAGAGAAAATCCTTCAAG GCCAGGGAGTGGACGAGCCCCTCTCAGAAACGGGCTTCAGGCAGGCGGCAGCAGCCGGGATGTTTCTCAGCCAGGTCAAGTTCACTCACGTTTTCTCCAGCGACCTGACCCGAACGCGACAG ACCACTGCCACGATCCTGGAGAAGAGCGAGGTTTGCAAAGACGTGCCTGTCCGGTGCGATTCACGGATTCGAGAGCGG AAGTACGGGGTGGCAGAGGGCAAGCCTCTGAGCCAGCTCAGGAGCCTGGCCCAGGCTGCCGGGGAGCATTGTCCGGCCTTCACGCCCACGGGGGGAGAGACCCTGGAGCAg GTGAAGCTACGAGCCAAGGACTTCTTTGAGTTTCTTTGCCAACTGGTGCTTGCAGACACAAGGCAGAAGACAGAGGGGCCGATGGGGACTGCTGAAAATGGCTGGGCCGGTGCGGCCTTGCCCCTGGGGAGcagcggggagggcggggccccGCCCCTGGACGCCCACATCTTGGTGGTCAGTCACGGGGCCTACATGAGGAGCTGGCTCGGCTACCTGGTGAAGGACCTGCACTGTGCCCTGCCCCCGGCACTGAGCCGGTCCGAGCTCAGCGCGGTCAGCCCCAACACTGGCATCAGCCACTTTGTTGTGGGGCTGGACGGCGGGACACCGGGAGCCAAGCCCACGGTACAGTGTTTGTGCGTTCATCTTCACGACCACCTGGCCAGTGTGACAGACGCCTAG
- the TIGAR gene encoding fructose-2,6-bisphosphatase TIGAR isoform X1, producing the protein MTRFGLTVVRHGETRYNKEKILQGQGVDEPLSETGFRQAAAAGMFLSQVKFTHVFSSDLTRTRQQTTATILEKSEVCKDVPVRCDSRIRERKYGVAEGKPLSQLRSLAQAAGEHCPAFTPTGGETLEQVKLRAKDFFEFLCQLVLADTRQKTEGPMGTAENGWAGAALPLGSSGEGGAPPLDAHILVVSHGAYMRSWLGYLVKDLHCALPPALSRSELSAVSPNTGISHFVVGLDGGTPGAKPTVQCLCVHLHDHLASVTDA; encoded by the exons ATGACTCGCTTCGGCCTAACGGTCGTCCGCCA TGGCGAAACCAGATATAACAAAGAGAAAATCCTTCAAG GCCAGGGAGTGGACGAGCCCCTCTCAGAAACGGGCTTCAGGCAGGCGGCAGCAGCCGGGATGTTTCTCAGCCAGGTCAAGTTCACTCACGTTTTCTCCAGCGACCTGACCCGAACGCGACAG CAGACCACTGCCACGATCCTGGAGAAGAGCGAGGTTTGCAAAGACGTGCCTGTCCGGTGCGATTCACGGATTCGAGAGCGG AAGTACGGGGTGGCAGAGGGCAAGCCTCTGAGCCAGCTCAGGAGCCTGGCCCAGGCTGCCGGGGAGCATTGTCCGGCCTTCACGCCCACGGGGGGAGAGACCCTGGAGCAg GTGAAGCTACGAGCCAAGGACTTCTTTGAGTTTCTTTGCCAACTGGTGCTTGCAGACACAAGGCAGAAGACAGAGGGGCCGATGGGGACTGCTGAAAATGGCTGGGCCGGTGCGGCCTTGCCCCTGGGGAGcagcggggagggcggggccccGCCCCTGGACGCCCACATCTTGGTGGTCAGTCACGGGGCCTACATGAGGAGCTGGCTCGGCTACCTGGTGAAGGACCTGCACTGTGCCCTGCCCCCGGCACTGAGCCGGTCCGAGCTCAGCGCGGTCAGCCCCAACACTGGCATCAGCCACTTTGTTGTGGGGCTGGACGGCGGGACACCGGGAGCCAAGCCCACGGTACAGTGTTTGTGCGTTCATCTTCACGACCACCTGGCCAGTGTGACAGACGCCTAG